In Pseudomonas sp. Leaf58, one DNA window encodes the following:
- a CDS encoding NTP/NDP exchange transporter — MDAWRRRLGQGLNIRPGEGPAVVAGLLLFYLLFTGYFMLRPVRETMGVAGGVGNLQWLFTGTFIATLACLPLFGWLASKVQRRHILPCTYGFFASNLLLFAVLFARDSQALWVARAFYIWLSVFNLLTISLAWSLLADLFSTAQGKRLFGLLAAGASLGGLSGPILGTLLVAPLGHAGLLLLAGGLLLGSIAAAQVLQGWRTRHPLLAQAERPGTRPLGGNPFAGATAVLRSPYLLGIALFVVLLASVSTFLYFEQARIVSETFTDRTRQTQVFGLIDTVVQALAILTQALLTGRLARRLGVGVLLVAVPLLMAAGFLWLALAPAFAVFAVVMVVRRAGEYALVRPGREMLFTVLPAEDKYKAKNFIDTVVYRAGDAFSGWLKRALDVIGEHPQLAMLIGALMALGWAATGGWLGRRQARQDGARRD, encoded by the coding sequence ATGGATGCCTGGCGCCGGCGCTTGGGCCAGGGGCTGAACATTCGGCCCGGCGAGGGGCCGGCGGTAGTCGCCGGCCTGCTGCTGTTCTACCTGTTGTTCACCGGCTACTTCATGCTGCGCCCGGTACGCGAAACCATGGGTGTAGCCGGCGGTGTGGGCAACCTGCAATGGCTGTTTACCGGCACCTTCATCGCCACCCTGGCGTGCCTGCCGCTATTCGGCTGGCTGGCTTCCAAGGTACAGCGCAGGCATATCCTGCCGTGCACCTACGGTTTCTTTGCCAGCAACTTGTTGCTGTTCGCCGTGCTGTTTGCCCGCGATTCGCAGGCGTTGTGGGTGGCCCGTGCCTTCTATATCTGGCTGTCGGTGTTCAACCTGCTAACCATCTCGCTGGCCTGGAGCCTGCTCGCCGACCTGTTTTCCACCGCGCAAGGCAAGCGCCTGTTCGGCCTGTTGGCCGCTGGGGCCAGCCTGGGCGGGCTGAGTGGCCCCATCCTTGGCACGCTGCTAGTGGCGCCGTTGGGCCATGCCGGGCTGTTGCTGCTAGCCGGCGGCTTGCTACTGGGCAGTATTGCCGCGGCCCAGGTCCTGCAAGGTTGGCGTACGCGCCACCCGCTGCTGGCGCAAGCCGAACGGCCGGGCACTCGGCCGCTGGGCGGCAACCCGTTTGCCGGCGCCACCGCGGTGCTGCGCTCGCCATATTTGCTGGGTATTGCCCTGTTCGTGGTATTGCTGGCCAGCGTTAGCACCTTCCTGTATTTCGAGCAGGCGCGCATCGTCAGTGAAACCTTTACCGACCGCACCCGGCAAACCCAGGTGTTCGGCTTGATCGACACCGTAGTCCAGGCGCTGGCCATCCTTACCCAGGCGTTACTTACTGGGCGCCTGGCCCGGCGCCTGGGCGTGGGCGTTTTGCTGGTGGCGGTGCCACTGCTGATGGCGGCGGGTTTCCTGTGGCTGGCACTGGCCCCGGCGTTCGCCGTGTTCGCGGTGGTGATGGTAGTGCGCCGGGCGGGTGAATATGCGTTGGTCAGGCCTGGGCGGGAGATGCTGTTCACCGTCCTGCCCGCCGAGGACAAATACAAGGCCAAGAACTTCATCGACACCGTGGTCTATCGCGCTGGCGATGCCTTCAGTGGCTGGCTCAAACGCGCACTGGACGTGATCGGCGAGCACCCGCAACTGGCAATGCTGATTGGCGCGCTGATGGCGTTGGGGTGGGCAGCCACGGGTGGCTGGCTGGGGCGCCGACAGGCCCGCCAGGACGGCGCCCGGCGCGACTGA